The following coding sequences lie in one Candidatus Neptunochlamydia sp. REUL1 genomic window:
- a CDS encoding TPR end-of-group domain-containing protein — translation MIQAAKLGNVHAYYALACLYSLIGDLKNSFRFLQKAKTFDALPFLEDLIEDEWLENLRETEAFTQFINDLQPHPQE, via the coding sequence ATGATCCAAGCCGCTAAGCTTGGAAATGTTCATGCTTACTATGCCCTTGCTTGCCTCTATTCTCTGATAGGGGATCTCAAGAACTCTTTCCGCTTTTTACAAAAAGCAAAAACCTTCGACGCCCTCCCCTTTCTTGAGGACCTCATCGAAGATGAATGGCTTGAAAACCTCAGAGAAACCGAAGCCTTTACTCAATTCATCAACGATTTACAACCGCACCCACAAGAATAA